A single Xiphias gladius isolate SHS-SW01 ecotype Sanya breed wild chromosome 22, ASM1685928v1, whole genome shotgun sequence DNA region contains:
- the il6r gene encoding interleukin-6 receptor subunit alpha, which translates to MRIFLPLLSVLCVTQVHGIFSGTCPRKHPPPGVLVLSPGSKLVLNCKGHVMVDGVKVKLSGHSSNTSRRGSSLLAPTTTGNIINKKRAMDSTVNEGHHFNPEAAVSTVTGENRSPRNTDTAYTVSPTTHGVQPPSVGRLLKGESHWEAGEVVEGGDYEEDEEDEGEEGSRVTRLQSRPQWKWNGRTVGNIDRDLREITFERSEATLSLFSVSVTDSGKYTCHHRGRERFSLKVIVADPPEDPSLSCYKKSPSSKIRCEWAPQRPFTRQQNCYLILNKRPTETFRHVQCSYSSRLSRYWCALDHNEDEMRTLHMAYLCVTSIAGNATSTLLPFTPLGILKPDPPSDVKVKQEEGHETWIKVTWNFPTSWKPQDRYYELIYEVKYRPLKSSFYHEQIEMIKGLGRSHTITDAMPGVQYLIQLRAKEEYDGQWSDWSTPVNARSWTAPSLSDDLITTMFPISTEEGSGTDDYMPEADPEAGDSGVKVSHHVLWIPGSFFFLSVILAAYIFRHRDRFMSKLHRVSVIIHSGDSSQIPPTISAAPEGQALVTFTSPRYKDPPPSEAEEEEEGNEEEPRVKERIEAVHFNNTSYFLVQRE; encoded by the exons ATGCGGATTTTTCTCCCTTTGCTGTCTGTTCTTTGCGTCACACAGGTCCACGGAATTTTCAGCGGAACCTGTCCCAGAAAAC ACCCTCCCCCTGGTGTGTTGGTTTTATCCCCGGGTAGTAAGTTGGTTCTGAACTGCAAAGGTCATGTAATGGTGGACGGAGTAAAGGTCAAGCTTTCCGGACACAGCTCAAACACCAGCAGAAGAGGGAGTTCTTTGCTGGCTCCCACAACCACTGGAAACATTATAAACAAAAAGCGTGCCATGGACAGTACTGTAAATGAGGGACACCACTTTAACCCTGAGGCAGCAGTCAGTACTGTGACGGGAGAAAACAGAAGCCCCAGAAATACAGATACAGCATACACAGTTTCTCCCACCACTCACGGGGTCCAACCACCCAGCGTTGGCAGACTGCTGAAGGGTGAATCCCACTGGGAGGCAGGAGAGGTGGTCGAAGGGGGTGAttatgaggaggatgaggaggacgaAGGGGAGGAAGGGAGCAGGGTAACAAGACTACAGTCGAGGCCTCAGTGGAAGTGGAACGGGAGGACAGTGGGGAACATAGATAGAGACTTGAGAGAAATCACATTTGAGAGGAGTGAAGCTACACTGTCTCTGTTCTCAGTAAGCGTGACAGACTCTGGGAAGTATACGTGTCatcacagaggcagagagaggttCTCCTTAAAAGTAATTGTTGCAG ATCCTCCAGAGGATCCCAGCCTGTCCTGCTACAAAAAGTCACCCAGCAGTAAGATTCGCTGTGAGTGGGCACCTCAGAGGCCTTTTACTAGACAGCAGAACTGTTACCTCATACTGAATAAAAG ACCGACAGAGACATTCCGTCATGTGCAGTGCTCATACTCATCTCGGCTCTCCCGCTATTGGTGCGCTCTGGACCACAACGAGGACGAGATGAGAACGCTTCATATGGCCTACCTGTGCGTGACGAGCATCGCAGGCAACGCCACCAGCACCCTGCTGCCCTTCACACCTCTGGGCATTT TAAAGCCGGACCCTCCATCAGATGTGAAAGTCAAGCAGGAGGAGGGACACGAGACGTGGATAAAGGTCACCTGGAATTTCCCGACCTCCTGGAAGCCTCAAGACAGATATTATGAATTAATCTATGAGGTCAAATACCGGCCTCTCAAGTCCTCATTTTATCACGAGCAG aTAGAGATGATTAAGGGCTTAGGACGCTCCCACACGATCACTGATGCAATGCCTGGTGTTCAGTACCTGATACAGCTCAGAGCCAAGGAAGAGTATGACGGTCAGTGGAGTGACTGGAGTACACCTGTCAATGCCAGAAGCTGGACAG CTCCATCACTCAGTGATGATCTGATTACCACAATG TTTCCAATATCCACAGAGGAAGGATCTGGCACAGATGACTACATGCCTGAGG CGGATCCTGAAGCAGGGGATAGTGGAGTGAAGGTGTCACATCACGTCCTGTGGATCcctggttcattttttttcttgtcagtcATCTTGGCTGCCTACATATTCAG ACACAGGGACAGATTTATGTCTAAACTCCACCGTGTGAGTGTCATCATCCATTCTGGTGACTCATCTCAGATTCCACCCACCATCTCAGCAGCCCCAGAAGGACAGGCCCTGGTGACGTTTACCTCTCCGCGTTACAAAGATCCCCCACCCAGcgaagcagaagaagaggaagaaggaaatgAGGAAGAACCGAGGGTCAAGGAGAGGATAGAAGCCGTGCATTTCAACAACACAAGTTATTTCTTGGTCCAGAGGGAGTGA
- the LOC120784551 gene encoding RIIa domain-containing protein 1, whose amino-acid sequence MMAEKGGLAKLDVVALSPEQQEKLRQFKIKTRIDNERYLRSHPEVDVLIGDFLRDVLLKRPADIREFAADHFTNPNLHATIGSKMEGNSVME is encoded by the exons ATGATGGCTGAGAAAGGCGGCTTGGCGAAACTGGACGTCGTTGCTTTAAGCCCTGAGCAGCAGGAGAAACTGCGACAGTTCAAG ATAAAGACGAGGATCGACAACGAGAGGTATTTGAGGTCGCATCCAGAAGTGGACGTATTGATAGGCGACTTTCTAAG AGATGTGCTTCTTAAGAGGCCTGCTGACATCCGTGAGTTTGCTGCAG ATCACTTCACCAACCCAAACCTTCATGCAACTATTGGCTCCAAAATGGAAGGAAACAGTGTCATGGAGTGA